A window of Streptomyces sp. NBC_01241 genomic DNA:
GGCGATCAAGGAGAACGCGGTTGCCTCGGCCCTGGCCATGCGCGAGCAGGGCGCCGAGCGCAACGAACTGCTCGACAAGCTGGCCGCCGACGACCGCATCCCGCTGGACCGCGCCCAGCTGGACGCACTGATGGCCGACAAGCTCTCCTTCACGGGGGCGGCGGGCGACCAGGTCAACGCGCTGATCTCGCGCATCGAAGAGATCGCCAAGCAACATCCCGAGGCCGCCGGTTACACGCCGGGCTCCATCCTCTGACGGCCACCACCACACCCGGATGACACCCGAAGATCTCCAGGCCGCCCACGACCGCACCGTTCCCGATGTGGTCGCGGGCGGTCTGCGTGTGCTGTTCTGCGGGATCAATCCGAGCCTGATGACAGGGGCGACGGGCCACCACTTCGCCCATCCCGGCAACCGCTTCTGGCCGGTACTCCATCAATCGGGCTTCACCCCTCGGCAGCTGAAGCCGGCGGAACAGACCGAGCTGCTGCGTTACGGCCTGGGCATCACCAATGTGGTGGCCCGGGCCACCGCACGGGCGGACGAGCTCTCCACCGAGGAGTTCCGGGAAGGCGGACAGATCCTCGCAGCCAAGGTCGAGCAACTGCGACCCCGGTGGCTGGCCGTCGTGGGGGTCACCGCGTACCGCACGGCCTTCGGCAGACGGACCGCCCGGATCGGTCCGCAGGACCACACGATCGGCGGCGCGCGCGTCTGGGCCCTGCCCAACCCCAGTGGCCTGAACGCCCACTGGACCGCTCAGACGATGGCGGAGGAGTACGGGCGTCTCCGCGCCTTCGTCGAGCAGAACACCCTCACCGCCGAAGAAGCCTGACAGCCTCGGCAACTCCACAAAGACTCGACACCGATGGCCACACAGCTGTGGCTGCGACTGTGCTCGTCGCTGTGGGTGACGGCGGCTGTGGCTGTCCTTGTGGCTGCGACCCGCGGCGCTGGCCGCGACTACGACCGTCATCGTGCTGTGAGGGTGTCCGTGCCCGACCACAGCAAGGGAGGCCGGAGGGGTGACCAGCCCGGCCTTCGACCAGCCCGTACGTAGACGGTCGAGCCCCCCAACTGGCCGACTCAGCTACCGAGGCCCGTCGCTGGGCGGGGCGGGTGCGGCACGTGCGGCTCGCGACCCGGAGTTCACCGAGCGGGCACTTGTCGCGTCGAGGAGACCGGCCGGGAGGCGCTCGACGATCTGGAGCGTGTTCTGCGGGTGCTGCGCGAATCGGGGGCTCCGGTGGGACAGCAGCCGACCCTCGCGGAAGCGCACCGGCTCCTGGACTCCGCTCGTGGTTCGGGGGCGGAGATCGATGCGGATGTGTCCGGTCCACTGGAGCAGGTTCCGGGGGCGGTCTCCCGTGAGGGATACCGCATCCTTCAGGAGTCCCTCACCAATGTGCTGCGTCACTCCGGGACGGTTCCCGTCCGGGTACGGATCAGCGTCACCAACGGCCGGCTGGAGTTGGAGGTGGCCAATCCGCTGACCGGTTCGGCGGGTACACCTGGAGGTGGGAGCGGCTTGCGGGGCATCCGTGAGCGGGCCGCGTTGCTGGGCGGAGTAGCCAAGACAGGTGCGCACGACGGCGAATGGCGCGTGCACGCAAGCCTTCCGTTGAACGGCCTAGGCTGACCTGATGCCGGTTACCGTTCTTCTGGTCGACGACGAACCCCTCGTCCGCACGGGGCTGCGCGCGGTGCTTGAGGCTCAGCCCGATATCGAGGTGGTGGGCGAGGCGGGTGACCGCGCCGCTGTGATCCCGTTGCTGCGTCAGCTGCGCCCCGATGTGGTGGCCATGGACGTCAGGATGCCGCTGATGGACGGCATCGAGGCGACGCGGGTGGTGCTGCGCACCGTGCCGGATCCGCCGAAGATCCTGGTGGTCACCACATTCGAGAACGACGAGTATGTGTACGAGGCGCTGCGTGCCGGAGCGGACGGTTTTCTCCTCAAACACGCCCGGCCGGCAGAGATCGTGCATGCGGTGCGCCTGGTCGCAGAGGGCGAGTCTCTGTTGTTCCCGGCGGCGGTCCGGCAGCTCGCCGCCGAGTACGGCACGAGCAAAGCGCGGGCGGCCATGGACCGGGCATCGCTGACCGAGCGGGAGGCGGCGATCCTCCGGCTGATGGCCCGTGGTCTGTCGAACGCGGAGATCGCAACCAAGCTCGTGGTCGGTGTCGAGACGGTGAAGACCCATGTCAGCGCCGTACTGGCCACGTTGGGTGCGAGGGACCGCACCCAGGCGGTGATCGCTGCGTACGAGTCGGGGTTCGTCGCTCCGAGCTGATGACCGCCGCCTCCGGATATCCGT
This region includes:
- the mug gene encoding G/U mismatch-specific DNA glycosylase; its protein translation is MTPEDLQAAHDRTVPDVVAGGLRVLFCGINPSLMTGATGHHFAHPGNRFWPVLHQSGFTPRQLKPAEQTELLRYGLGITNVVARATARADELSTEEFREGGQILAAKVEQLRPRWLAVVGVTAYRTAFGRRTARIGPQDHTIGGARVWALPNPSGLNAHWTAQTMAEEYGRLRAFVEQNTLTAEEA
- a CDS encoding response regulator, yielding MPVTVLLVDDEPLVRTGLRAVLEAQPDIEVVGEAGDRAAVIPLLRQLRPDVVAMDVRMPLMDGIEATRVVLRTVPDPPKILVVTTFENDEYVYEALRAGADGFLLKHARPAEIVHAVRLVAEGESLLFPAAVRQLAAEYGTSKARAAMDRASLTEREAAILRLMARGLSNAEIATKLVVGVETVKTHVSAVLATLGARDRTQAVIAAYESGFVAPS